In the genome of Maridesulfovibrio zosterae DSM 11974, the window TCTGCTGGAAGTAAAGACTTTACCAGCAGGGTTTTTGAAAAAGTAGGCACATTACTTGTGCACGGCATAGCAGTCATGCCCGGAAAGCCTACAGTACTCGGAACGGCAGGAGGAAAACTTCTAGTCGGTGCTCCGGGCTATCCGGTCAGTGCTGTCGTATGTTTTGAAGACGTATTGACACCGATAATTTCATGGCTCTCAAGTAAAAATGCCCCGGAGCGCACTAAAGTACAGGTTAGACTTGCCCGTCGAACTCCATCTAAACCAGGACTGGAAGAAATTGTCAGACTTGCTGTAGGTAAAGTAGGTGAAGAACATATTGGCGTTCCACTCTCAAGAGGAGCGGGAATGATTACAACTCTGACTAAGGCGCAAGGGTTTACCCGTATTGCAGCAGACAGCGAAGGAGTTGAATTAAACGACACCATAGAAGTAGAGCTTTTCTCCAAACGGGCTGCTCTGGACAAGATTATCATGCACGTCGGAAGCCATGACAATACGATAGACCTGCTCGGTGACTTGCTTATGGGTGCAAAGACTCCACTACGCCTTGTTTCAACTCACGCCGGTTCCATGGGCGGACTTACAGCTCTAAAAAACAATATGGCTCTTTTTGCAGGTGCTCATCTGTTCGATCCTGAATCTAAGGATTTCAACTTCCCATTCTTGCACAAATACCTGCCTGACCTTGAAGTAAACGTCATAAACCTTGCTATCCGCCATCAGGGATTCATCGTTCCTAAAGGTAATCCACAAAAAATTACAGGGATAGAATCCTTAGGTAATGGTGACATAAATTTTATTAACCGTCAGCGAGGAGCCGGGACACGAATTCTCTTTGACTACCACATGAATAAGGCAGGGCTTAACCCAGATACAATCATGGGGTATAGTCGCGAAGAGTACACCCATATGGCTGTAGCCGCCAATATACTTACAGGTGCGGCTGATTGCGGTCTGGGAATATTTGCTGCTGCCAAAGCTCTTGATCTAGACTTTATTCCACTGGCCCATGAAAGATATGATCTTGTAATACCATGTAAATATTTAAATGATCCACGTATGACAGCACTTATCAACCTGATTAAATCAGATGAGGTAAAAAATGCTATCAACAAGCTTGGCGGATACGAAACAACACTCACGGGCCAAGAAATGAAACCGGGAATGGGGCTGGGATAGATTAATAAACTTTAAAATTTCAATTTCAAAACAAAACTATAATAAATAACAAATGGGTAGACACTGATAAGTTATCAGTATCTACCCATTCTTTATAAAAACATCAGGTTACAATTTAAGGATCAAGATTCTCGCCTCTCACCAGGAGGTTTGCTCATTTGATAATGAACCTTTCATTCCTGAAAACCTACAACCTACTTCTTGTGAACTTCCCAATCTTCCGCCTTGTAATCTTCAGGAACTTCTTCCCATCCACTGAACATAGCGGCAATGTGTGCGGTTATGTTATGCCCTGTGGTGGTCATGTAGATGTGCACTATCAAGAAGGCAAGCAATGCAAAAGCACACCCCATATGAATACTTGCTACGACCTCAAGACTTAAAAAATCAAGCCCGTAGGACGGCCAGTCATTATATGTCCAGTACAACAGCCCGGTAACCATCTGCAAAGGAAGAAGGATTGCAGAAAGTCCCAGATAGACTAACCGTTGCAAAGGATTATGTTTAGCATCCTCGCTCTTCTGGACAGGGTGTGCTTCTCCCTTGAAAATACCTGAGGCATAATACATGGCTACAGCGAACAGCTTCTTTGAGGTAGGAATATACTGCTTCCATTCTCCGGTTGTAAGTAACCAGAAGATAATGAACACGAATAGAATCAGCCAACTGATACCAAGTGTATTATGCAGATCAACGGCCTTTTCAAACCCCATAAAGGTTATCACGCCATGCACTTCCATACCGGTGAGCATAAGCAGACAAATGAGAATGGCCTGTGTCCAATGCCAGAAACGCTCGAAACGGGAATATAGATATATTTTCTTCATATTCTGTGCGGTCATGACTAGTCCTCCTTGCGTCCCTTGATGAATAACCGTCCAAGAGCATGCAGGATAACACCTACAGCAGAAGCAATTACCACAAACCAACCACCGGCATCCACTATACTGGAGGCATCACGTCCGGGCATATAAAAACAAGTCAACTTTTCCAGACGTCCCTGTTTACTATGACACTCTTCGCAGGCAAGAGCATTATTCTTAGGTGCCACCATATGAGTAGTCGGGTAAACATATTCAGTCTCAACAAATCCAACCTCTCCGCTGAAAGGAAGTCCTGCGTACTCCATCCCAGCAGTTACGGCCTTTGTCCAATCATACCCCTTCCAGTAAGCGGCACTATCCTTACCGAAGAGATGCGGGATAACCATATTTTTATTTACTTTGTCATAAGGAGTCATGCCCCGGTGAACTTTAAAAGGCATAATACGTGAATGTTTATCGACTATACTTCCCACTGGCATGGATACACGCACAGGCTTGGTAGGATCAATTGTTGTTTTGGCTGTGATGGTATCAATTGTTCCGTTAAACCAATAATACTCAGGAACAACATTCTTTTCCCAACGCATATCACCCTTCTTGGTCATATAAACAGGTTTGCCCCATTCACCTTTGACCTCATAAGGCTTACCATCCTTCTTTTGTCCGGCTTTAGACCAGTCCCACCACATCTTTGTGGGCAATTCTCTAGCAAAAGTTGGAATATGACAGCTCTGACAGGCAACCTTATCAGTGTGATCGTTAAGTTTCATGCCCAGCTCGCTCTTGTGCGGCTTTGCACTGTGACATGATTCACACATTATCTTTGCACCTAGATCATCTTCAAGAAGAGATTTACGACTAGTGGCTGCTGGAGTTGAATAGATACGTCCGGCAATTTCGTGTCTTACAGTTGTATGGCATCTGGTACAATCAAAGTTCTGACCATCCATTCCCATATGCACGTCTAATGTCTTACCCGGCTTAAGCAGAGAAGAATCAAGATCACCGTGCTTTACGCCGTCACCGCCGCCACCGAAAAAGTGGCATGTTCCACAGTTTCTGCGCGTTGGACGACCGACCGACTGAGCAACAAAATTCCAGTCTGGAGATTTGACAAACTTATTACCGAACTTTTTACCCGGAGGCGGAGGAGGATTTCCTGCACCGCTAGGAAACTTCTTATAAGTTCCAGTCTGTTCATGGCAGACAAGGCAGTCAATCTTTTCCTGAGATTTGAAATCAAAGTCCTTATTCTTCCAGCCATAACCTGCGTGACAAGAGGTACACCTTGGTTCGTTGGACTGAATATTAATACAAAAATTGTTTACAACCAGACCACCTTTACCGACCTTAAGCTCTTTCTCTGCTCTAGGGTCAAGCCATGTCCAATGTATGGTCTTATGAAACTGATGCCCGGCTTCAGTATGACAGGTCAGGCAGGCCTTGGTTACTTCCGGTCCACTCTTAAACGGCTGCTTTAATGCATCGAATTTAGAATGATCAGCGGTAATCCACAACTCCTTCCCCTTGGTGGCCTGACGGGCCATTTCCCTACCCGGAGCCGTCTCCACAGAAGCAAATGCACTTGTGCATAGAAAGGATACTGTAATCAGCACCTGCACTGATTTCCATATGAATCTCATCTCCACCCTCCATAGTTATATATGACCAAAGCAGCTGACAAACCACTTCGGAAACTTTGCTCTCAGGATATCTACACACGGGTATCACTCCGTTTTAATTCCGGTAAACTAAAGATGTATGGCCTACGGCCTTTAAAGAAAGCATAAATAGCTGCAATACCCAGAAGAATGGCAAAACCAAGATGGGTCCAATCGATAAGCATTACGGTGAAAGGATCAAAAGTCACAGCAGATAAATTCTTAACCACCCGCAAAACTCCGCTGATCATAACTGCCCCATATAAAGAGACTCTCAACAGTCCTGATCCAGTGAGCTTAAAAGACTGCTTTCTGGCAAGAATAAAATCTGTGACAAGATACATAGCCATAAAAAGCAGGACAGCTCCGAATAGATAATGAATTTTATTGGTAAGATAAAAATCAGCCAGCCAGCCTAAACCGGGGATATCCGCAATATAATACCGTTTAAAAATAGGCATCTGGCCTGCACCGGTAAGAGCCATTATAAAAATAATGATCTTAAAAAAACGGGCAAAGAGGCGACTATTCATTGTCCTTCCTCCCTGCTGAAGATGAAAGATAATTTCCAGCCTTAATAATTCCAGCCACAACTCCGGCAAAAGGAGCTATACCGACTGCGTAAGCCAGCTTTTCCTCATCTGCCATCGAATCAGCCACAGGAGCCAGTCCAGGTTTGCCGGGCCCCTTTTCAATTGCTGCATTTAAAAGATCAAAAGGAACAGGAGAAACATATATGGTATTGGTTCCTCCGTTCTCATCCTCTCCATATATAAACCAGTTATTCTTTTCAGCCAGTTCATGTGCCTTGGCAATAATTTCACTGCGTGGACCGATGCTCTGAACATTTTCAGGGCACACGTCTATGCAGGCTGGCTGCTTTCCATCATTAATTTTATCGTAGCAGCGATCACACTTATACATGGCTCCATTACCAGCAAATTTAGGCAACAACCGTAGGTACAGCCCAACTCCGCTTTGCCGCTGAGGAATATGCCACGGACAAACAGAACGACATTTTGCACCGCCTAAACAAACATCATCATTAATGCGGACGATACCATTCTTCTGTCTGCCAGCTGCGCCCCACGGGCAAAGATTAGCACAGGGGGCATTACGACAATGCAGACAACGGCGGGGAATATTAACTTCATAAATTTCACCGTTGTATTCAACCTCCGCACTCTGTATAAAAAGCCAGTTATATGGGGTCAGGCGGTCATCAACATCACGCTTTTCTGACCAGTCCTCAACCTTCACACGCGAGGTTGGATACATTTTCGGATAATTTTTTTCAGGCTGAGGATACTTAGCTGCATTTGACTCACTGCAGGCAGAAACGCACTCACCACACCCGACGCAACGCGATAGATCAAGTAAAGTGCATAATTCCTCGCTGCCGTCAGAGCTCTTTGCACCTGCAACAGAGGGTAGGAGCATAGCCGCACTTCCTGCGCCCAGCCCTTTCAAAAAATTCCTTCTAGACAATCCATTTTTTTTAGCTGTCATATAATCTTCCTGAATTCTGTACTCGTTATTACTTCTACATCATTATGATTCTTTCCGTTTTCACGAGACACAAAGCAGAATTCATGCCTGAATATTCCATTCTTTTAATAACTAACATAGATCTACACTTTATAGCTACCTTTTCATCATTATTTAAAACCAATCAGCCTGAAACGGAGCACTTGATTGGACACATGTTTAAACATATGTTCAAATGTGTTAATAAAATCTAATTACCAACACTTTTAAAATATTAAATACCACCATGACCGAACAGGATATCAATTTATATTTAAGGGAAGTTATAGATACCATGAATGACGGGCTAATCATAATCCGCCCAGATGGGACTATAATGCTTGTAAATGATGCATTGCTGCGCATGACTGGATTTAGCAAAGGAGAAGTACTCAACAAGCCTTGCTCAGTTCTGGGATGTGATGCCTGCCAGAGATCACGGGCAGAAGGAAAACAACACTGGTGTAGATTGTTTAATAAACGAAAAGAAAGCCGTAAAAACTGCCACATACGTGGTAAAAACGGTAATTATCTACATGTACTTAAAAATGCATCTCTACTTCAGGATGAAGATGGCAATATTCTTGGAGCTGTGGAAACCTTAACCGATATAACTGAGATTGATCGCAAGGAACTTATCATCCGTGAACTTTCGCAGAAGCTGCACCGCGATGAAATCGGGTTCTGTGGTTTCATAGGTAATTCCCCTGCAATGCAGAAAGTATATACACTAATAAAAAAAGCAGCCCGCTCTGATGCTCCAGTAATCATCTTCGGTGAATCAGGATCTGGAAAGGAACTGGCTGCGCAAGCCATTCACGAACTAAGTCCCCGCAGCGGCAAACCATTCGTTCAACTCAACTGTGCAGCATTAAACGATGCCCTGCTTGAGAGCGAACTGTTCGGACATGTGAAGGGAGCCTTTACCGGAGCTTATCGCCATAGGCAGGGCCGTTTTGAAGAAGCGGCAGGCGGGGATATTTTTCTGGATGAAATCGGTGATGTCCCTCTATCTATACAGGTAAAATTACTCCGGGTGCTTGAAACCCGCACTTTTGAAAGGGTTGGCGAAAGTATGCCATTGTCAATGGATGCCCGTCTTATAACCGCCACCAATCAAAATCTGCTGCACCTGGTGCAGCAGAAGAAATTCCGTGAAGACTTTTTTTTCCGCATCAATGTGATTCCTATACATCTACCACCGCTGCGCGAACGAAAAGAAGATATCCCCTTACTGATTGAGCATTTCATTCAAAACAAGGTACACCTTGAAAAGGGAGAAGGCCCTGCCCCTGCAACAATGAAATGTCTTATGCAGTATAATTGGCCCGGTAATGTCAGAGAACTTAAAAGTGCCCTTGAATATGCATGGGTAGTCAAGGACGATGGCCCGATTCTACCTTCCCATCTTCCGCCGCATATTGAAAACCCTGTAGAGAATAAATGTACATGGCCACCGGAAATAGGCAAAATAAATGTCCCTCACGAAAAACAGGAACTGCTGTCTGCACTGAAACAGGCAGGAGGAAATAAGACAAAAGCTGCTGAGATTCTTGGTGTCAGCAGAGGCACAATTCATAATCGTATGCGAAAATATTCCATAGAGTATTTCATACTTGATTCATAAGACTAGCACGTCTCTTTATTATATTTTTTATAATAAAGAACATTGGAAGTGATTATTCATATGGTCGGACTGGACTTTTTTGAAGATTTTGCATAAGAGTATTTACAACATCGGGAGGTTGTATCCTGCAACTTACCCAGCATTCAGCCAGATAACTTTTACACTGGAAACACTCGTCAGACACTGAGAGAATAAATCCAGTCAATATTAGCCACATTTTTGCCCGCTTACATATCCGGACCATATCAAGGCAACAGAACCTTGAAACCGGACCGCAAGAACCGGCATAATGCGAGTCTGCGTAATACTAATACGCAAGAACCGTTTTTTGTTGCGTAATTTTGCATAAAAACAGGACACACTAACAAGCGCGCCGACCTACTAACCGGAGGAGATTCATTATGAATGATCAAGAAAAAGCCACACTTAAATACGATGGTAAAGAGTATGAACTGCCAGTGATCAAAGGTTCAGAAGGCGAAATAGGCATTGATATAAGAAATCTTCGAGCGCAAAGCGGACTCATAACTTTCGATCCCGGATATGGTAATACAGGCTCCTGCACCAGCAATATCACTTTTGTTGACGGTGAAAATGGAATCCTCCGTTATCGCGGCTACCCTATTGAAGATCTTGCTGAACATGGTAAGTTCATTGAAACAGCATGGCTGCTCATTTTTGGAGAACTGCCACTCAAAGAAGACCTCGCTAGATTCAGTGCCCTGCTCACAGCAGAAGAACTGATTCACGAAGACCTGCATCATCACTTTGAAGGCTTTCCGTCTCACAAGAATCAGCCTATGGCTATTTTGTCTGCTGTTATTAATGCACTTGGAAGCTATCACCCTGATCTTTATGACATAAACAACAAGTCCGAATTCTTTCTTGCTGTGGGGAAAATTATCTCTAAAGTAAGAACTATTTCAGCATTTTCGTACCGCAAATCCATAGGTAGACCTTTTGTCTACCCCGACCCGGATCTAAGTTACTGCCACAATTTCCTACACATGATGTTTTCCATTCCATACAAGCAGTACGATCCACCGGAGGAAGCAGTAAAAGCTCTTTCGCTTATTTTCCAGCTCCACGCAGACCATGAACAGAACTGTTCAACTTCTACTGTAAGAATGGTTGGCTCCACACAGGCAAATATTTTTGCATCTGTATCATCTGGAATATGCGCCCTCTGGGGAAGACTCCACGGCGGAGCTAACGCAGCAGTTATCGATATGCTGGAGAATATCAAAGATGGCAATTACACAATTGAAGAGTATATCGAAAAAGTTAAAAACAAAGAATGCCGCCTCATGGGCTTTGGGCATCGCATATATAAAAGCTTTGACCCGCGTGCCCGCATCCTTAAAAAAGCAACTCACGATTTACTTGAACAGGGTTTTAATGATGAATTACTCGATATTGCTATGAAACTCGAAGAAAGGGCTCTTTCCGACGATTACTTTACTGAAAGAAAACTTTATCCCAACGTTGATTTTTACTCCGGAATAATTCTACGGGCTCTGGGAATTCCGGTTGCAATGTTCCCGGTAATGTTCGCTATCGGCCGGATGCCCGGCTGGATCGCACATTGGTATGAAGATTTCTGTAACCCCACAACCAGAATCAATCGTCCCAGACAGATCTACACAGGAGAAACTCCTAGAAACTATGTGCCGATAGATTTTAGAAAATAAACACTGATAAAAGCCATTATACCTACCTAGAACCGCCCGCAATTCAAGCCACCACAGGGACAGAATTGCGGGCGGTAAATTTTTGAGAGCTATACATTTTATTAAGAAAATGAGTTTTTTTATTAAAAACAGCTTGCAATTTCCTGACTATCTTTATAGATACATTCTCGCAGTGCCGAAGTGGTGGAATTGGTAGACACGCTAGGTTCAGGGTCTAGTGGGGGTTCCCCCGTGGAAGTTCGAGTCTTCTCTTCGGCACCATTTTTCAAATAAAAAAGCCGCAACAATAGTTGCGGCTTTTTTATTTTTAACATTCAGCCATTTCCTTCCAGCTGTTCAAAGTTTTGCCCAGCTGTAACGACAAAATTTTAAGCCATACTCCTTCAAATTCGAAAACATTGAAAAAGTAAATTGTCATAAATCATATGAAATATTTCTCCAGTTAGCATAGGATAGCAGACACTATGTTTTCTAATAGCTAAAAAGAAAACTTTTCCGTATAGTTTAATACTAACTAAAAAAAATGGAGCATTCAAAAATGAGTTACTCAAAATTATCACATTCCCTGACAATATGTTTGCTGGCCCTATCCTGCATACTTATCCAACTGACTCCCGCACAAGCATTCAGCTTCAATGACCTCACCTCCTCTGCAGAGACAGCTAAAAGTGCAGCAGAAGGAACAACTTTGCTGACCCGTGCAAAAAATGTCTATACAGGCTTTTCTGATTCCACAGAAAACCTTGTTGATGCACAAACGGCCACCATGAGCCTCATAAGCCCAGGTGAAAGCTCCAGCGTTGCTGGAAAACTTGACTCTATCAACTCAGAATCAGGTTTCAGCAAACTTTTCAAAATGGTTGCTTTTTCTGAAAGTATGGACTCTGCAACAACAGACTCTACACTGACTTCAAAACTGACCAAAATTATTACTGACCCGAACAGCATTGATAAAGCTAAAAAAGTATATAACCACGCCTCAACTGCATACACATCCGGTAACAACTCCGTCTCGGAAGCTAAAACATTGTATACTGAAATTAAAGATTTTATAGCCTCTCCCTCCTCCAAAGGAATAAGTGAGACCCTTTTGTCAGGTCTTGGTAACTATTCAGACAAAATTCTTCCTTTCATCATTGAACATGGCCCCGAGCGGGTAAAGAGCGCAGCGCAAATTGCTGAAACGTTCAAAGGTTTCCTTTAAGATTATTCCTCCAAATATAAAAATCCCCCGCCAAACTTTAAATTGGTGGGGGATTTTTGCATTAACAATACAGTCAGATAAAAAACTTAGTTAAAATATCCATCCGCTTTTAAAGTCGCAATCAGTTTTTCACACATTGCTGCCCGGTTAAGCGTATAAATATGCACTCCCGGAGCTCCTCCATCAAGCAGGCCAGCTATTTGCTTGCGAGCGAATTCAAACCCAAAATCCATAACAGCCGCATCACCACCATCTTTAAAAGCCTTTTCAACTCCGCAATAAAGATCTCCGGGTATAGCTGCTCCGCACAATGACATAATTCTGCGCAATGAAGCCAGCGATTGTATTGGTAAAACCCCCGGAATCACAGGACGTTCTACACCAAGAGCTGCTACGCGCTGTGTATAATCAAAGAACTGTCTATTATCAA includes:
- a CDS encoding 4Fe-4S dicluster domain-containing protein, whose translation is MTAKKNGLSRRNFLKGLGAGSAAMLLPSVAGAKSSDGSEELCTLLDLSRCVGCGECVSACSESNAAKYPQPEKNYPKMYPTSRVKVEDWSEKRDVDDRLTPYNWLFIQSAEVEYNGEIYEVNIPRRCLHCRNAPCANLCPWGAAGRQKNGIVRINDDVCLGGAKCRSVCPWHIPQRQSGVGLYLRLLPKFAGNGAMYKCDRCYDKINDGKQPACIDVCPENVQSIGPRSEIIAKAHELAEKNNWFIYGEDENGGTNTIYVSPVPFDLLNAAIEKGPGKPGLAPVADSMADEEKLAYAVGIAPFAGVVAGIIKAGNYLSSSAGRKDNE
- a CDS encoding sigma-54 interaction domain-containing protein is translated as MTEQDINLYLREVIDTMNDGLIIIRPDGTIMLVNDALLRMTGFSKGEVLNKPCSVLGCDACQRSRAEGKQHWCRLFNKRKESRKNCHIRGKNGNYLHVLKNASLLQDEDGNILGAVETLTDITEIDRKELIIRELSQKLHRDEIGFCGFIGNSPAMQKVYTLIKKAARSDAPVIIFGESGSGKELAAQAIHELSPRSGKPFVQLNCAALNDALLESELFGHVKGAFTGAYRHRQGRFEEAAGGDIFLDEIGDVPLSIQVKLLRVLETRTFERVGESMPLSMDARLITATNQNLLHLVQQKKFREDFFFRINVIPIHLPPLRERKEDIPLLIEHFIQNKVHLEKGEGPAPATMKCLMQYNWPGNVRELKSALEYAWVVKDDGPILPSHLPPHIENPVENKCTWPPEIGKINVPHEKQELLSALKQAGGNKTKAAEILGVSRGTIHNRMRKYSIEYFILDS
- a CDS encoding cytochrome b/b6 domain-containing protein, with the protein product MTAQNMKKIYLYSRFERFWHWTQAILICLLMLTGMEVHGVITFMGFEKAVDLHNTLGISWLILFVFIIFWLLTTGEWKQYIPTSKKLFAVAMYYASGIFKGEAHPVQKSEDAKHNPLQRLVYLGLSAILLPLQMVTGLLYWTYNDWPSYGLDFLSLEVVASIHMGCAFALLAFLIVHIYMTTTGHNITAHIAAMFSGWEEVPEDYKAEDWEVHKK
- a CDS encoding citrate synthase, producing MNDQEKATLKYDGKEYELPVIKGSEGEIGIDIRNLRAQSGLITFDPGYGNTGSCTSNITFVDGENGILRYRGYPIEDLAEHGKFIETAWLLIFGELPLKEDLARFSALLTAEELIHEDLHHHFEGFPSHKNQPMAILSAVINALGSYHPDLYDINNKSEFFLAVGKIISKVRTISAFSYRKSIGRPFVYPDPDLSYCHNFLHMMFSIPYKQYDPPEEAVKALSLIFQLHADHEQNCSTSTVRMVGSTQANIFASVSSGICALWGRLHGGANAAVIDMLENIKDGNYTIEEYIEKVKNKECRLMGFGHRIYKSFDPRARILKKATHDLLEQGFNDELLDIAMKLEERALSDDYFTERKLYPNVDFYSGIILRALGIPVAMFPVMFAIGRMPGWIAHWYEDFCNPTTRINRPRQIYTGETPRNYVPIDFRK
- a CDS encoding molybdopterin biosynthesis protein — its product is MSDRNIYLKTIPVPEAVATAINSLDREKLIKTEIIPVHEALGRVTAKAVTARCSSPTYHSAAMDGYAVKSNTTFTAREGQPVSLIKNDKCIPINTGNPLPDGMDAVIMIEHIVDNGDSIIIETPAFPWQHVRRIGEDIVATEMLLPRNHTISSFDIGALLSAGIFDLNVYEKVRMTFIPTGDEILPFADRPTPRPGQVIESNSQVYKSLAAGIDIEFKATAPVNDKEDLLLEAVSKALEESHIVVVGAGSSAGSKDFTSRVFEKVGTLLVHGIAVMPGKPTVLGTAGGKLLVGAPGYPVSAVVCFEDVLTPIISWLSSKNAPERTKVQVRLARRTPSKPGLEEIVRLAVGKVGEEHIGVPLSRGAGMITTLTKAQGFTRIAADSEGVELNDTIEVELFSKRAALDKIIMHVGSHDNTIDLLGDLLMGAKTPLRLVSTHAGSMGGLTALKNNMALFAGAHLFDPESKDFNFPFLHKYLPDLEVNVINLAIRHQGFIVPKGNPQKITGIESLGNGDINFINRQRGAGTRILFDYHMNKAGLNPDTIMGYSREEYTHMAVAANILTGAADCGLGIFAAAKALDLDFIPLAHERYDLVIPCKYLNDPRMTALINLIKSDEVKNAINKLGGYETTLTGQEMKPGMGLG
- a CDS encoding tetrathionate reductase family octaheme c-type cytochrome; translated protein: MRFIWKSVQVLITVSFLCTSAFASVETAPGREMARQATKGKELWITADHSKFDALKQPFKSGPEVTKACLTCHTEAGHQFHKTIHWTWLDPRAEKELKVGKGGLVVNNFCINIQSNEPRCTSCHAGYGWKNKDFDFKSQEKIDCLVCHEQTGTYKKFPSGAGNPPPPPGKKFGNKFVKSPDWNFVAQSVGRPTRRNCGTCHFFGGGGDGVKHGDLDSSLLKPGKTLDVHMGMDGQNFDCTRCHTTVRHEIAGRIYSTPAATSRKSLLEDDLGAKIMCESCHSAKPHKSELGMKLNDHTDKVACQSCHIPTFARELPTKMWWDWSKAGQKKDGKPYEVKGEWGKPVYMTKKGDMRWEKNVVPEYYWFNGTIDTITAKTTIDPTKPVRVSMPVGSIVDKHSRIMPFKVHRGMTPYDKVNKNMVIPHLFGKDSAAYWKGYDWTKAVTAGMEYAGLPFSGEVGFVETEYVYPTTHMVAPKNNALACEECHSKQGRLEKLTCFYMPGRDASSIVDAGGWFVVIASAVGVILHALGRLFIKGRKED